Within Thamnophis elegans isolate rThaEle1 chromosome 11, rThaEle1.pri, whole genome shotgun sequence, the genomic segment GCATTTGGGTTATGACTATTTTAATTTTGGTGTTCATATCTTTGTAGAAAGGCAAATGTCTCTGTAGAAAGGCAAAAGTATTTATTCTGCTTGCAAAACACATGCAGAAAGTGGCTTTTTAATTAATAGATAATTTCTGTCAAGAATGAGATAAAGCATTATTCAGTTGTATAGATAAATACAATTGTAAGAAGAACTATAAATCAGCATATATTTTAAAGGTACCATAAAACTAAaggaaaaatgttttaatatatattatgtattatttGAGCTATGGCTGCAAAGGAAATTATTTTGATACACCTAAGAGATACTTAGCCACAATTAACTACTCAAAATGCACATTGTTTGTATCTTCTTTGTAACAAGTACTGGATACATAATTTATTTCTACATAGAAAGTATAGGCACACTATTCCAAATTTTATTTAGAACCTAATGGCTGCAAATTTTGAAACTCTTATTTCTGgataatttcatatttttagCTGAATGAGATATAGATAGTAATATGTATACTTTTCCATTTCAGACTATAGAAAAACAAATTTTGGAAAAACCAGTGGACAAGCAGGATGCCTACAAGATGCTTTCCAGGTATAtgctttaaattaataaaaaagcaaataatgCTTTTATATAGGCTTGACCATTTGCAATGCATTGTTTTTACACTAGCCTTAAGTagatacaacccccccccccattttttgttaaataatatTAGTATGAGAGAAATCTAAACAGTGTAGGATAACACACTAGGCTTTGATTTCTAATCTCTTATGCCACATATTTTTACTAAttgtttctatttgtttttacacgttttaattttcattttagaTATTCAATGTATTATTGACAGAACTGTGTTGGATTTGAAAGATTTTATGCTATTATACAAGAgttgaatcctttttttttttggtaactgTTCATTAGTCTGAAAAAAACCTGTCCTTAGCATTTCTCAATTTCAGCAATATTAACACGTGTGGAATTCATGTCCtaaaattccccagccggcatgtttGGGAgatggaagtccacacattttaaattgCAAGATtcaaaacactgatttagaccaTAGTTTAGCAGtctacatggatggatggatgccaaatatgattggacacaaaaggaatttatcTCCAGTGCATAGATTCTTCGTGTATTTACAAACAATAAGTGataggtcatagatcataaatcatagctacaatcatgaatcataagatataaacaacaaatgataaatcataaggtagcaataggagaaggtaatagataagatgagaagatgagaaaagataagaaatgagaagatgagaagtgagaaggataatagcaatacagccatactacatgggtacATATCTTTAGGCCTTTATGCAAATATTGGGTTGTCCCATGTATTACACAATGACATTATTCATACATATTTACATAAATacgtatgtatgtaggtatatatacagagagagaaagagagagaagcctTATACCATAATATGTGAAAATGCATTACCACATTTTATCAAAATGATAGCAGgctaattttctattctttttaataggTTAAGTGGCAAAGAACATAGTGTTGTCACAGGTGTTGCAATTGTTCACTGCAGTAGCAAAGGTAATATAAGATATTTGTATCAGatcaatttttattatttgtatagttGTCCTCTCTTTAGTATCACCCTGAGTCTGGAGATTTCAGGAATTGAAGTTCTGAAACTTAAATCCTTGGTTGTTGGACACATATTCTACCTTTCTCCCAGGAGTTCAAGATGGTTTAGAACAGCTTTAATTCCCGTTTCTAAAAATGATGCATTGCAAGCATTCAAACCCAACAGATACATGACTTTTTCTAAGTGGCATTACTAGAATCACTTGACATTCTCTGTAAATCCCAAGAGAAAAGGTCACCTGTCCTAGCATTTTGATTTGGGGATATAGGTAAAACATATCCATGTTCTACATGCCATTCATCATGTGATATTTCTTTGTTAGGGAGATATATTTCCTAGTCATTTTTGTTCATAGCTAAACATCTCCAAGTAAACAGAACTGTGCACATGTATTCCAGATGTAGACATCCCATGGATTGCTTTAACAATATTGCACGGCTGACAGTTTTATTTTCAGTACCTTTTCTAATAATTTCTAGCATGGAATATTTTTTACAGGTAGTGTCTAGAGACTATAGTGTACAAGTAAATCAATGAATACATAATAAGGTATTCATTCTGATACAGTGATCTTTTCTTTCGTTAAACTCAGTGCAAACCTCATctggtggcgctgtggttagaatgtagtaatgcaggctatttctgactgccagctgccagcagttttgcagtttgagtctcaccggctcaaggttgattcagccttccatccttccaatgttggttaaatgaggaccaaattgttgggggcaatatgctgactctgtaaattgctcagagaaggctataaagcactgtgaagtgatacatGAGTCTAAGTGGTATTGTGATGTGTGAGTGAAGTTAGGTCTTGTACCCCACTTTAGCAaaaccacttagacttatataccactttagtgATTTAcaaccccctctaagtggtttatggagtcagcatattgtccccaacaatctgggtccccattttactaagctcggaagaatggaaggctgagtcaaccttgagccagtgagactcgaactgttggcagttagcagaattagcttgaaattatactgcattcttaccactaCTCCACCATGGTTCTCTGTACATTTAAGGTGAACTATATTTTACCTTTGGTTGATTCTTACTTGATTTTTAGACTGAATTTCTTGTAGTCagaatatgtatattttaaattttcaggAATCTTTTGACTTCAAATTGTACATCGCAGTCAACTTGAAAGTTATTTTAGAGTAATATTTAGAAATTGTTCTAAGAGAAGTGGGTGTCACCTACCCTTATGCCAAGTAAATCTACTAATTTTGGATTAATCTGTTAATTTTTAAGTACTTCCACTTTCAGCATTCAGAACATTCTGTAGTTCCTTTGTGGTTAGatttccagatattttggaaaGGTGGATACAGTAACTTTGAATACTTCTAAGCAAGTGACTTATTAGGCAATAAAACAAACTTTAATATTATTGGGTAATGTGTGGCATTAATGAAAATAACAATTACTTATAACACAGTCTTATACAAatctatttaaaaatacatttcattGAATACAGTGAGACAACTAGGCAAATGTTTGCAGAAACATAGCTTGAATATTTGCTAAATTATGGGGATTAACTCCAAATCACAAAATTGGTGTTTACAGCCCACTTCAATATTATTTAATACAAGATATACATCTTTGTTGATTTAAATGAACAAGTGCCTTTGAAAAACTTAATTTgcattttctattaaaaaaatattttggagatgAATATTGGTTAACTATTAAATGATACTATTACCTCACTAAAGATATTTTTTTGCAACGTGTTTCTGTATTATAGAGCAATTTAGTCTATTATGTTTTGCTACTGCCTTCCAAATTATAACAGTTCTGTGCTGTTGATAACGATAGGACGTTATTGACTGGAAAAGCCAGAGAAATTATAAAACTATTTCCAACAAATTAGATCAATCTGAAAAAACAAAGTCATTGTGAACTAGGCAATCCAGCATTTGTACTCAAGTACAAACATATCTCTAGATAGGATTGGTGGAAACACATGTTTTGAAATACTTTGAATGTGAAATTTGACAAAATGTCCATTTTTAGTGCAGATATACTGCTTCAAACTTCTTGAAAGCTTTTTCAAAATGCCGACAAAAATTTGCTTTATGGACTATAGCTTGTGAAGACCAGGAGTAAGTCTTATGAAGGTAGCTCATCTTGATGTTATTATCCAATATATTATTGGTTTTATCCATACTTCTGCATTTTTAGATGATTATCTAGATACTGGAGTCACTGAGTTCTTTGAAGAAACAAAAGTCAAATTTGCCGAGCTCTCTGAGGAACTTCTGTGGGAGTATATCCACAGCGGTGAGCCAATGTAAGTGCAATATAAGCTTCACTGCATTGGACTAAAAACTTATAGCATTAGGAAATTCAACTTCACAATGTAAATAAATATCAATGGCACTGAAATATTTGAGAAGGTAGCATAATTTGcatgcattggcatccttcaggctcaaaagactatggtatcgtgctctggaaagaggtaaagctggagtgtcctctccagagcacaaggcctgggtagattaatatggaggataaatcgctacccaagcagcagatcccctctCTCCACATCGCTGAAATaatccaatggaatggcagagccgatacgattggttccagctgcatcccaggagttaccagaacatggttgtacatagtcacgaactgcttccgggactccggctccgAATTTTGCCTCCAgattgactcctgaagccttttccagtagtggatatagccacaaggcagtggaggtttgtaatcagagtttcccttctagaagatggttctgccgctttatctgcctcttccgccttcaaaactgTTGACTGTcgtctcctgtaaccctggaaagggacccttacgaggtgctaccagctgggccagctggaccaaggttttttaaggaggtgttactcctccatcactcatcctttgtcctggcttgtgacaggcagaacctggcttccctaacgttgggcccaggatttATAGCATAATAGAATTTTCATTTCTGTTCTCACAAAAATGAAATTATCAGTGGTGGAAACTGTATTAACTAGCATTCATAGCAAGTTTATAAATCAGCTGTAAATGACAAAAAAGTGAGCATGAAGTTCATTTGATTATTATGTTTAAAAATTGCTACAGTAGCATTAGCAATTAAAATCACTTTTTATTTCTGTTCTGGGGGAACAAAATATTTTGAGGTATGGTGTTATGACATTAGTTCCAGTTCTTAAAAAGTCTAAAGAGAATCTTAACTGAAACTCTTGAGCTTCTAACATCCTGgctatgttgtttttaatgtcatacattttattaatttattaactagtggttttttaaacatttttttaaaaagttaaatagtAAAATTTTAAATTCATGCCTGAATGTGTGTGTTCATatacatgcatttttttcttcaggGACAAAGCTGGTGGATATGGGATCCAAGCCCTTGGGGGAATGTTGGTGGAATATGTTCATGGAGATTTCTTGAATGTGGTTGGGTTTCCTTTGAATCACTTCTGCAAAAAACTAGGTGAACTGTATTATCCGCCCCCGAAGCACACCATACATCATATAAAATATGACTCTATCCCTTCAGTGGAGACTTTTGAGATTCTAAGTGATGGAGACTGTGATTCTTCAGataatggaaaaatggaagatgccAAAAGGCTAACAAATGGTGGACTTATGGAATTGGGAAAATGCAAAGAGAGCAATTGCAGTTATAAGATACCTATGGAAATTCAAAATGGAATACCAAGAAATGTAACCCAGTGCCTCTCCAAACTTACATACCTTCTGGATGGATTTAAAGGCTCAAAGGTAATACATTTGTTATTTGGCAATAtggatttaatttttattacacaACATGGACTATAGTGTTTCTTTGATTTGTCACAGCCTAAATCATTTTAactgtgggattcaaaatttccatttaaatatttttcctaaATCTGCAGGTTTTGTTTGTGGCATGTAAGCTGAAAATATTTGATCTTCTTAAAGATAGAGGCACTGTGACCACAGAAGATGTGGCAAATCAACTTAATACTTCCCTACGTGGAACAGAAAGATTACTCGATGCCTGTGCTTCTCTTGGTCTGTTGGAAAAGAATCATCAAGGTCATTTTATTCTAAAATTACTCTGGAAGGAAAATGTAGAATACTTTGAGTACATTATATCCTAATGCCATCCAAATGTAATTAGAATATAAGTAGAGCAAACCTATACATAGTTTAGGGGGGGAAAGTGCATGTGGAGAAAAATAAATTTGGAATGACCTTAGAAAAAGCCCACCCTAGCACATAACCAGTTGTGGTGTTGAATTAATTGCCTGGTCTCTAGCTTCTCTTAAAATTGCAGCCGTCCTGGGAGGAAGACAGCCTTAATTTTGAGTCATGAAAAgagttttctgttttaaaatggtTTCTCTCAAATGTTACTTGTCTTTGAATTTCAAATTATTCATTTTCAGGGTATTAGCATGTTTATAAGTGATGCTTAGCTTTTTGGGATTGTGTAGTGGGAAGATTATTATGGATTGCTATGTCCTTTGGGGAAAAATCATTGCCACTTCCTGAACATTTTATTGTTGGTATTTGCAGTCTACTCAAATTGTTTATATCTCCATTTTAAAGAACCATgaattttggatttttaaaaaaaattatttagtgTTTTCATGGCAATGAGATGTGCAAAATGTAATAAGCAAAGATAATTCCTTAATTACATGCAGTCGTAGTATTTGATCTGTAAAGAAACAATTATAAATTTCTAGAATTTGgtacaccattttttttaaaaaaaagctttgtttgtaatttgtatttgtaatttttaaaaatgtctttaaagGTTACAGTAATGCAGAACTGACAAATCTATGCCTGGTATCCGATAGTGAATATTCACTTCATGACTATATTCTTCATTATAATGACCACCTGTGGCCTTTGTTTACACATTTGGAGTTAGCAGTTAAAGAAGGAACTTCACAGATACATCATACATCTGAGAAAAAAGTGGATGATTTGTTTCAGGTAGGGAAGAATCTAGGCTTTTTTAAATGAAGgtgaatactttttttaaaaaaaacttaaaaataaatataaagcttACTAGGCatattttaccatatttttgtttttctttcaacttttatttttttaatagcaatagtaaaagaaaatacaaattgaattaagaagtaaaaataaaataaaacatgtacagaaaaaaaaagaaaaattgttcAGTCTTAATTACAAATACAAACAATATTTCATCACTCCCTATAACATTACATGCAAATATCTCTTCACATAACTCCTTTACCCATACATAAATCTGTAATTCATTCACATTTCAGTCGTATGGTCAGCAAAAAAGGATCATAGATTTATACAAATATATCTTATTTTAAACTTAATTGAACCAACCAGTTTTGTATTCCTTCCTTCTGCTTTTAACAACCTTAATCTTTAGTTTATTCAGATGTTGTTATAGGATTTGATCTCCCATTTTTCTATCTaaaaatttcttccaaccaacTTCTTTTGTAAGTTCAGTAAAGGTCAATTTCTTAATGTTATTTAAATTTCtactttaattgtattttttttcttatattactcttttttgtttttcaataCTTTTAAAAATCCCTTATGTCCTCATATTTCTACATCAAGCAAAATTTGTTTCATCTCTTTATCTTGTCAATCTTCCAAAATATTCTCTTTTGCAACAGTAGTTTCTTCTTTAATATATTTAGACATAATCTATTCCTAGAAACAATCATAATTGAAGCTGCTAGTGTTTGACCCCattctttaaaaatcttttgaAGTATTTCAAATATCAagcgttttattttattttgcaagttTCAATGCTGACTAAACAATaaatttttcacttttgcttttctctttctgcctGGAATCTAGCCCCCTCTCGTGTTCTGTTTGTGAAATCATAATGTCTCAAGTTGCTGTTGTGACTTAAAGATAGACTAAACAAATTGGGGACCCTGAATGTGTTGTTCATCTATATAATTGTTTCCAAACTTATAACAAAATTCCTAATACTCCATTATTTCAAGTTTTATCTGATCCCTTAATTCATTTATAACTTTCTTAAATCACTTTCTTATTtaactttttgctgtttatttctaaTTCTTTAAGTTCTTAAGCTTTTAGTCAATTTTTCTTTAAGAATAAAAGTAAACTCATCGAGGACTTTTCAAACTTGTCATTTTGAAGATTTCTACCAGTAATATCCTTAAGGTAGCAGctgaataccgtgtttccccaaaaatacgacctgtcccgaAACTAAcgctttgccacatttttcgtgtgGGCAAAAGTATAAGCCCTTCCCCTAAAATAAAACCACCGGACAACCCCatcctccggccaggcagagcaccgctcaccgacctagcggtatcccaaagatgCCAAGCCGCtggagccgggggggggaggtgctCACGTTGCTTGCCGCCTtggggataccactaggttggggagtggcgttctgccttgCCGGAGGAGGGAGTTTCTGGGTGGCTGCTTCCTTgcaagcaggctcccaaagagctgggcacagcctcaggggcgaagcagccatgaggtaccATGCTTCAGGAGtccactcgcaagggagcagTGGCCCggtaaccccaaaacaataagcccttcctgatAATAAGCTCAAGGCCATAttttgggggcaaaagaaaataataccctgttgtattttcggggaaacaaggtAGATAATTTCCAAAAGCAAATTTGAAAGTAAGTGAGCAAATTCAGTGTCCTTAAAAGACTCTATCATGGCTGAGCATAATGGTTTTCTTAGCACTGAAACTCGATGCCGATTTTGAGGTTTCCTCATGAGTAGCATTCGGCAGGTGTACCAGTGGATGTCATGTCTTCTCCTTAGCCAGAGTGGTTCTGTGGGATTGGTCTATAAGATTAGCCTCTATAATAGAGACTTATCTCCTCAAGTAGGACATTCCACAATTATGATTGTCTTGCTGGAAAATATAAACATTTGCCTAATTCCTATCTCTGATTGGCTGGATGTTAATCATAAGATAAGATCTTAAAATAGTTATTGTGCCCTGGGGTTTCAGCCATGAATTTTCTGTATGTCATAAAAATATCTCTGTTTTACTTATTCCTGATATTTTTCATGCAAAATTAACTTTCCCTACCATGATTCAGAGAACAGATTTTTTCTATATGTAGGATATTCTAAAATGCTTTAATAAATGTCCTGTAATTTTAagcaatataatttatttggatTGTATAATTCTGTCATTTCTTTACAAGTTaggcagggaggagaaaccaaactgTTTCAGATCTTTTTTCAAGATCTACATTTTAATATACAGTATCCTTATCTACTTGTTTTGTGATCTCGCTTTCTTTTTTAAGGATTTCCACTGTCAGTCTGCAGGGATGAAGCAACGTTTTGTGAGAGCCATGGACAGCAGTTCCAAAGTGACAGCAAGAGACATCGGCACAGCTTTTGATCTTTCACAATTCAAAGTTGTATGTGATTTGGGAGGTATATATTATAACATTACTATCTCTACATATTGACATAAAATGTTCTAATGTACACTTGTGATTAAATGGATAGTTTTGTAAAGATTATATAACATATCTTAATGTTATATAATTAcaggattttttttactacttcaGAGAGATAATATACAGtcaaaacactgttttagattaATGTCTTTGTGTCCCTGCCCTCAAACTTAAATGTTCAAAATTACATAAGAAAGGAGGGtaacttttttttagcaaatgCTATTATATCTCGTCATGGTGCATCATgccctagtaaaaaaaaaatccatcatctTTCCATACCATTTTCTTCAGTCCCCAGAGAGAAAAGTTATTCTTAACTgtactaatattaaaatagtgtCCTTTCAAGGTATGTAAAATCTGTCACCATTAACTTGGAGAGAAATCATATGATTGGGAATAGAAACAGACAGATTAGGGCCAGTGTAGTGACAACAGATATAATACCAACATAATTTTATGCCAGATCAAGAATTTGAATAATTCCCGAAAAGCTTAACAATTTATTTTACTTGCATCGAAGCAGGAaaaaattggaggggggggggagtataaaTTCTATTGAAGATCTTGCAAACACAACATGCATTTAATCTGAACTTCTTTCCCATCTTTTGTACATAACAAAATAACACAGAGTgctaaaataaatatgtattctcTCTGCAGGTTGCACTGGAGCTTTAGCTTATGATCTAGTCCAGATCTATCCAGAAATGCAAGTTATTGTCCTTGATCTTCCTGAAGTTATTACGGATGTCACCAGCTGTCAACTTTCAAAACAAAATGCTTGTGAAGTATCCTTTGTATCAGGTAAAGGTGTTTCTGCTATTTGTAGACCAAACCAAGGCACTTGTAAACAAAGACCTTATATTGCAGTAGTAGTACATAAATAAGATCTCAATAAAATTCCAACTATCTGTGCAATAAAATGTTAATGTATGTGACTGCAAATGAAGCTAACTGGATTTATTTTAACAACTTGGTTCTAATGAAAATATTGACCAAAATATGCTTCACATTTTTCGTTAGTGGATTGCTTAGCCTGATTTTTTTGCATCCAGGAATTTATGGGAATATGTTACGACCTGATCACTATATTTGAATCTATATGCATTATGTTAAATGTAGCCCGGAGGGTTTTTTTAGAATATTGTAAGAATAAAATTTTCTCATTCTTCCCTCCAAAAATGTTTGGGTATGTTCTGCATACATTTGAAgcgtgcttatttatttattttagtttatttatatctcatgtttcattttgtttatgaAGCTGTTCAGTTGAAGATGTAATCACTTTTTGGGTGAactaatgaaaaatattttcattaaataGGTGATATTTTCAAAGACAATCTTCCAGAAGCAGATCTTTATATTCTTTCAAGGGTTTTACATCATTATTCTGAGGAAAAGATTTCTCTACTGTTAAACAAACTCTCTGCTCTTTCCAAGCAAGGTAAAAGTTTAAATTCCCCTCCTCCCCATATTAATTGATTTATTGGTTTTACATTTACATAATTATATGGATGATGTTTTTCATTCAATTAAATGTGAAAGCTAATGATGTTAAGACAAACTGAATTGTAGCTAATCTTTAACTCCaaagtattttatttaaaacttcaCAAACTTCTGTCTCTAAGGATTCAGAGTACAACTAATTATTGTATCTCCAAAACCCATAATTTAGCAGATAAagctttaacatttttttaaaatgtaaaaacagtCATCCTTGCTGAAAAATAACATTCTTGCCTGAAACTGAACAGAAAATCAACTTGGGCTTAAGGAGGGTTCAGGTTTTGAAGAAGGAATCCCATAGCAGCAGTTCCTTTGCTTAGAATATACTTCTATCTGTTGTCTAGCCTGCCTTTGATAATGCAGGCACTAGAAGAAAAGCCTCTGTAGAAAACCATAAAAGCATGAAAAGGCTTCAAGTCTTCAAGTATTTGAGTTCAAAGCCATTTAGTACTTTAAAAAAGTCTTGGATTGAAACCACAGCTTACAGTTCCTGGATTTATCAGCTGATCACTGACAGCCATGATCTACATCAGCTGAATCTTCAGAATGTATTTCCAGAATAATATCTGGTTAGAACAATTTACCCTGATTGGCTCTTCTACACTAgcctttaaaagaagaaaaagaaaaccaatttCCTGGATCAGAGAATTATCTTCCTGTAATAAGTCTtgtgaatttttaattttttggttTTTATGCCATCCTTACAGTGTTCAAACGGATTCAGTACTTTTTCAGTCTCACTGACCAAGATGCTGTGGCAGAATCAGCCTACCAGTGGCTTTCCCAGAATCCCAAATACCTCATCTAACAACTTTGTGTATTTATTTCATATAAAGTTGTCTTTAGAGCAGTATGCTATGGATGCTGATGCCTCAAATGTGCCCCCAAGCGCTACAAAGCACTTTTTTGGAAGGGTTTTCACAACCTTAAAACTTACAGAATCTTTACCAAAGTGTTGCTTGCCAAAGGATAATGTATAGAATTGATGTGACCACGAAGATTGAAAATTTTTATGGGTGGGTTGTGATTCCATTCACATTTAAATAGAGCAAATCTACTGACTACTGACTGAAGTTAAGCTTTCTCCCATTTAATaagatttctggcaaaaaaaaagcacTGGAAAGATTGGATCTGCTTGATAACCAGTTACTCACTTTATGATAATcataaaaacagtcataaaatggaaTCATATAGTGATCTACTTAATGATGACAACCAAAATTTCTGTAAAATTCTGTCTACCTGTAGTTTGATCTGTGCCTCCATACATAATAAGCAATGTATGATTGTTGTAAATATTGCTGAATGTATGTCTgctttgcatatttttaaaagtagctGTATAAATGCTAACCATTGAAATTCCTAGCCTCATCACATTCAATATGTGCAATCTAATCCTGTAATTATTCAGTCAGAAGTAAATTCTACTGTCCCAGTGACTCAGAAATTCTCAAAGTACTTTAATCTTGATTCTATGTTCATGGAGTTGAATTCAGACAAAGTTAGAGAGCAAGCTAGCCactgtataaaatataaaaataaattcactGTAGCTGGGTTTGTTTTCCAGTTTAAATAGTGGTTGCAGGGGAGAAGCCAGATCAGGATTATAGCACAAAAGGAAAGGATCTTTGGGCTTTAGTCCCATATCACTGTTATCTCCTTCTGGATCATATGGCTGCTTCCGCTCTCGTTTTAATGAAGATTAAAAcgagtactactactactatggtGGTAGGAAACCAAGTCTTTGCATTACAGTTCTGATTTGGGTTCCTCCCAGGTAGTACTTCAAGCTAGGCTTCTTGATCTGCCGTACTGGATGTCAGCATGTATAATGCCCATTTGCATATGAATTGAATTTCAAGATATCTAGAAGGAAAAAGATCGTGAAAACTATTtccgatttttaaaaaaaagatctcttCATTAGTCTTGCATGAAAAGAATCTTAAACTCCTTCTTGGCATCA encodes:
- the ASMTL gene encoding probable bifunctional dTTP/UTP pyrophosphatase/methyltransferase protein isoform X1, coding for MVLNAVLKKLADKKVVLASGSPRRQEILNNAGLRFEVVPSWFKETLEKSTFSAPYQYAVETAKQKALEVANRMHVKHLQTPDIVIGADTIVTIEKQILEKPVDKQDAYKMLSRLSGKEHSVVTGVAIVHCSSKDDYLDTGVTEFFEETKVKFAELSEELLWEYIHSGEPMDKAGGYGIQALGGMLVEYVHGDFLNVVGFPLNHFCKKLGELYYPPPKHTIHHIKYDSIPSVETFEILSDGDCDSSDNGKMEDAKRLTNGGLMELGKCKESNCSYKIPMEIQNGIPRNVTQCLSKLTYLLDGFKGSKVLFVACKLKIFDLLKDRGTVTTEDVANQLNTSLRGTERLLDACASLGLLEKNHQGYSNAELTNLCLVSDSEYSLHDYILHYNDHLWPLFTHLELAVKEGTSQIHHTSEKKVDDLFQDFHCQSAGMKQRFVRAMDSSSKVTARDIGTAFDLSQFKVVCDLGGCTGALAYDLVQIYPEMQVIVLDLPEVITDVTSCQLSKQNACEVSFVSGDIFKDNLPEADLYILSRVLHHYSEEKISLLLNKLSALSKQGIALLIAEIMLDEKRIKPTRAIFQSLSMTEGKERNALEYKELLEEHGFSNVQIKITGNLLDVILCSKKLSS
- the ASMTL gene encoding probable bifunctional dTTP/UTP pyrophosphatase/methyltransferase protein isoform X2 — protein: MLSRLSGKEHSVVTGVAIVHCSSKDDYLDTGVTEFFEETKVKFAELSEELLWEYIHSGEPMDKAGGYGIQALGGMLVEYVHGDFLNVVGFPLNHFCKKLGELYYPPPKHTIHHIKYDSIPSVETFEILSDGDCDSSDNGKMEDAKRLTNGGLMELGKCKESNCSYKIPMEIQNGIPRNVTQCLSKLTYLLDGFKGSKVLFVACKLKIFDLLKDRGTVTTEDVANQLNTSLRGTERLLDACASLGLLEKNHQGYSNAELTNLCLVSDSEYSLHDYILHYNDHLWPLFTHLELAVKEGTSQIHHTSEKKVDDLFQDFHCQSAGMKQRFVRAMDSSSKVTARDIGTAFDLSQFKVVCDLGGCTGALAYDLVQIYPEMQVIVLDLPEVITDVTSCQLSKQNACEVSFVSGDIFKDNLPEADLYILSRVLHHYSEEKISLLLNKLSALSKQGIALLIAEIMLDEKRIKPTRAIFQSLSMTEGKERNALEYKELLEEHGFSNVQIKITGNLLDVILCSKKLSS